The Cryptococcus decagattii chromosome 1, complete sequence genome includes a region encoding these proteins:
- a CDS encoding eukaryotic translation initiation factor 6: MAVRTQFENSTDIGVFSKLTNSYCLTALASSTNFYSVFEAELADVVPIVHTTIGGTRIVGRLTAGNRHGLLVPSSTTDQELQHLRNSLPPTVAIQRVEERLSALGNVIACNDYVALVHPDIDRETEEIIADTLKVEVFRQTIAGNVLVGSYCALSNQGGLVHPKTSRSELDELSSLLQVPLVAGTVNRGSEVIGAGLVVNDWCAFTGLDTTATEVSVIEATFRLQGQTSTAVINEMRDSLIDHYA, encoded by the exons ATGGCCGTCC GTACCCAATTCGAAAACTCTACAGACATTGGTGTCTTCTCCAAGCTCACCAACTC CTACTGTCTCACAGCTCTCGCTTCTTCTACAAACTTTTACTCTGTCTTTGAAGCTGAGCTCGCCGACGTCGTGCCCATCGTCCACACCACCATCGGCGGCACTCGAATCGTCGGTCGTCTCACCGCCGGTAACAGACATGGTCTCCTCGTTCCCAGCTCCACCACCGACCAAGAACTGCAACATCTCCGAaactctcttcctcccactGTCGCCATTCAGCGAGTAGAAGAGCGTCTATCGGCTTTGGGGAATGTTATTGCTTGTAACGACTATGTAGCTTTGGTGCATCCCGATATAGATCGAGAGACAGAAGAGATTATTGCCGATACACTCAAAGTTGAAGTTTTCCGACAAACTATTGCCGGCAACGTTCTCGTTGGCTCTTACTGTGCCCTCTCAAACCAGGGTGGTCTCGTCCACCCCAAGACTTCCCGATCAGAATTGGACGAGTTGTCTTCCCTCTTGCAGGTCCCTCTTGTGGCGGGTACAGTGAACCGAGGTTCAGAGGTTATTGGTGCCGGTTTGGTCGTGAATGACTGGTGTGCTTTCACTGGCTTGGACACAACGGCCACCGAGGTTAGCGTCATTGAGGCAACTTTCC